In Choloepus didactylus isolate mChoDid1 chromosome 18, mChoDid1.pri, whole genome shotgun sequence, a single genomic region encodes these proteins:
- the LOC119513490 gene encoding selenoprotein K-like, whose product MVYISNGHVLDSWSQSPRRLSLTTDFFWGIAEFVVLFFKTLLQQDVKKRRGYGNSSDSRYDNGRGPPGNPPGRMGRISHLRGPSPPPMAGG is encoded by the coding sequence ATGGTTTACATCTCGAATGGACACGTGTTGGACAGCTGGAGTCAGTCCCCACGGAGATTATCTTTGACAACAGATTTCTTTTGGGGAATAGCCgaatttgttgttttgtttttcaaaacccTGCTTCAGCAAGATGTGAAGAAAAGAAGGGGCTATGGAAACTCATCTGATTCCAGATATGACAATGGAAGAGGGCCACCAGGAAACCCTCCCGGAAGAATGGGTCGAATCAGTCATCTACGTGGACCTAGTCCTCCTCCAATGGCTGGTGGATAA